GGTCAACTCGAGCACGCCGGACGCCGCCGGTGATGCGAGGAGCGCGAGGCGGGCGCGCGGGATTTCGCCGCGCAGGACGGCGCGCAGAGTCGGCCAGCTCCACGCCAGCTCGTCTCCCGCGATCGGTAACCGAAACCAGACGATTCCCTCGCAATGCGGCGGAGGCGACGCAAGCAATTCTCCGGCGAGCGCGGAGATTTCGGCGGCGTCGGCGATGGCGAGGCGCGTCGTGTAGCCCGCGGGCCAGTCGCGCGGCTCGCCTTCGGCTTCGAGCGCGGTGAATTTCCCCGCGGTGTCGAAGATCAGCCGGTAGCCGTAGGCCGGCAGCGCGACGCGAAACGGCCGACCGAGCGCGGCGGCGCGGGCGATCCACGCGCGCGCTTTGATCGGATCGCAGAGCGTGAATGGCGCGGCGAGCGTCGCGGGTTTTTCGAGCGAGTGGACTTGCAGCGTGAAACCGTCCGCTTCGGCGATGAGCCCCGCGAAGTCCGCGCTGCGCAGCCAGTCGGGCAGCGTGGTGAGCGTGAGACGCGGCGGCTGCACGGCGGCGCGCACGGCGCGGAGCAGGTCGCGGTAGGCGGCGAGGCGCGACGTGGCGGCGTCGAAATCGAGCTGCAGTTCGGCGGGCTCGAGTCCGGCGGTGCGGGCGCGGGCGAGCGCTTGCGTGCAGGCCGCCACGACGGCGCGCGTGGCGGGCGAGTCCGGTGCCCAGGTGGAGGCGGTCGGGCCGACGCGGACGACGAGCGCGACGGAGCGAGCGTGAGCGCGCAGCGCCGCCCAGTCAGGGGCGACGGTCGTGGTGACGGCTTGGCCGCCGCGCCACGCGATCTCGGCCACGAGCACGTCGAACGCGGCGGAGTGGTTGCCGGTCTCCGCGACGGCGGCCCGCACGGCAGGAGTCCATGCGCGTTGCCAGACGTAGGCACGGTGGGGCAGGGCGGCGACGAGTGCGGTTGCGCTCACCACCGCGCAGAGCGCGGCGATACAGCGCCGGAAAAATGACCGGAGGACGGACATCGGCGCGGGAGTGTGACGGTGGCGGCGGGCGCGTCGATAGCGCCGCTCTACGCAATTGTGCGGAGAGTGGCGGCGGGTCATTGGGGGCGAGCGAGCTTGCTCGCGATTCGCGCGGGAGTGTCGCGAGCAAGCTCGCTCCCACAGGGGCGGCGGCGCAGGCCATTTTCCCCGGTAGGCAGCGTGCTGGCAGCGCCCAACGGATCGTCGCGGCGGAAAATGGCGCGACCAAGGCTGCTGCCTACCTGAACCGTAAGCTGTAGCCGGGGTCGCTGACCCCGGGAGAAAATATTCGCCGACCAAGACGGCTTCGATCAACCGGGCTCAGCGAGCCCGGCTACAGTTTTGCGAACGGACGTTCTTCGGCGCGCGTCTGCGTCGTAGTCTCAACGCGTCCCGCATGACAGGGCGGCGGCTTGTCGCGCGCGAGCGGGTTGCGCACGGTCGCGGCATGGCTCTCCCCACTGAATTCTCCGGCGTCACGGTCCACACGAAGGCGAACGTCTATTTCGACGGCAAAGTTGTCAGCCACACCGTGCTGCTGCCGGGCGGCGTGAAGAAGACGCTCGGGCTGATTTATCCGGGCTCGTATCACTTCGGCACCGGCGCGCCGGAGCGCATGGAGATCGTCGCGGGCGCGTGCCGCGTGCAGCTCGACGGGAGCGCCGAGACCCAAGACTACGCGGCCGGCACCTCCTTCGACGTCCCCGGCAAGTCGGGTTTCACCATCGAGGTGAAGAGCGGGCTCTGCGAATACATCTGCTCGTTCCTCTGAGCAACGAGCTCGCGCGGTAGGGCTCTCGTGCGCGCTCCACTGACAGGTTTTCCGCTGGCAACGGCGCCCGGCGCTCCGTAACCGTTGGCGCCTCCCATGCCCGACGCCGCTTCGCCCTCTTCCGCCGCCATCCCCAATGTCCTCGCCGAGCGCTATGCGTCGCCGGCGATGAAGGAAATTTGGTCGGCGCACGGTCGCATCCTCATTGAACGCGATTTCTGGATCGCGGTGATGAAGGCGCAGCGCGACCTCGGCGTCGCGATTCCAACCGAGGCGATCCGGGACTATGAGCGGGTGAAGGGCGACGTGAACCTCGCGCGCATCGCCGAGCGCGAGCGCACGACGCTCCACGACGTGAAGGCGCGTATCGAGGAGTTTTCCGACCTGGCGAAACGCCAGTTCATCCACCTCGGCCTCACGAGCCGCGACCTCACCGAAAACGTCGAGCAACTCCAAGTGGCCCGCGCGCTGGAACTCGTCCGCTTCAAGGCCGTCGCCGCGCTCCACCTGCTCGCCACGCGCGCCGCAGAGATGCGCGATGTGATGATCACGGGCCGCACGCACAACGTCCCGGCGCAGCCCACGACGCTCGGCAAGCGCCTCGCGATGTTCGGTCAGGAGCTGCTCATCGCCCACGCGCGTCTCGAGGAACTCATCGCGCGCTATCCGGTGCGCGGCCTCAAGGGCGCCGTCGGGACGCAGCTCGACCAGCTCACGCTGCTCGGCGGCGATGCGGCCAAGGTTGACCAACTTGAACAGCGCATCGTGAAGCACCTCGGCTTCAAGGCCTCGCTCGGCGCCGTCGGGCAGGTTTACCCGCGCTCGCTCGATTTCGACGTGGTCAGCGCGCTGCACCAAGTCGGTGCGGCCGCCGCGAGCTGCTGCACGACGATCCGCCTCATGGCTGGCGCGGGTCTGCTCACGGAGGGTTTTCAGGAAGGCCAGGTCGGCTCGTCGGCGATGCCGCACAAGGTCAACGCTCGCAACTGCGAGCGCGTCTGCGGTTTTTCCACGATCCTCAGCGGCTACGTCACGATGACCGCGAACCTCTCCGGCCACCAATGGAACGAAGGCGACGTGTCGTGCTCCGTCGTGCGCCGCGTGGCGTTGCCGGATGCGTTTTACGCGATCGACGGGTTGTTCGAGACCTATCTGACGATTCTGCGCCAGATGGAGGTTTTCCCCGCCGCCATCGCGGCCGAGAACGAGCGCAACCTGCCGTTCCTCGCCACGACGACGATCCTGATGGAAGCCGTGAAAAATGGCGCCGGCCGCGAGACCGCGCACGAAGCGATCAAGCTCCACGCCCTCGCCGCCGCCAAGGCGCTGCGCTCCGGCGGCAACGCGGATCTGCTTTCGCTGCTCGCCGGCGACAAACGCGTCGGCCTCGGCAAGAAGAAGCTCCAGGAAATCCTCGCGCAAAGCGAACGCTTCGTCGGCGCGGCGCCGCATCAAGTCGACGAGTTCGTCGCGACCGTGAAGCCGCTCGCGAAGGCGGCAAAAGGCGCCGCCGACTACCGCCCCGGCAAGTTGCTCTGAACGCTGGCGCCGACGCGCTTGCGCAGGGTTCGACGCCGACGCACTTGCGCCGTGCTTCTGCGCGGCGCGGCACTGTGCGTTTCCCCGAGGCGACCGGGTGTTTTTACTATTTCCCCGGGCCGTGGGAGAATTGGTTTGCCAGTGCTGGCGGCCCAACCTTTTTTGGACCCTCTTTCCGTTTCTTTAACAGCTTTAACTCCACACACCCATGGCAGAACTCGCAGGCAACTGTCTCATCGGCCAATCCGGCGGCCCGACCGCGGTCGTTAACGCGACCATCGCCGGCATCGTTTCCGAGGCCCTCAATCACGGCAACATCGAGGAAGTCTACGGCGCGCTCAACGGCGTCGCGGGCCTCCTCCAGGAGGATCTTGTCGACCTCGCGGCCGAGTCCCAACAGGCGATCCGCGGCCTGCGTTACACGCCGGGCGCCGCTCTGGGCAGCTGCCGCACGAAGCTGAAGAAGGACGCCGAAGTCGCCCGCGCGCTCGAGGTCCTCAAGGCGCACAACATCCGTTACTATTTCCACATCGGCGACGGCGATTCCCAGGAGTCCGCCGCCAAGATCGCCGAAGCCGCCCGCGCCGCGAATTACGACCTCAACGTCATCGGCGTCCCGAAGACGATCGACAACGACGTCCCGACGACCGACCACTGCCCCGGCTACGGCAGCGCCGCGAAGTTCATCGCCACGACCGTGCGCGAACTCTCGATCGACGCCGACGCCACCGCGCAGAACGACATCGTCACCATCGTCGAGGTCATGGGCCGCAACACCGGCTGGCTCGCTGCCGCCGCCACGCTGGCCAAGCGCCGCGATCACCCGAACGACCCGCCGCACCTCGTCTACGTGCCGGAAGTCGCGTTCGACGCCGCCAAGTTTGCCGATGACGTCCGCCGCATTCTGAAGCGCGAGAAGCACTGCGTGATCGTCGTGGGCGAAGGCCTCGTCGACAAGGACGGCAACTACGTCGCCGTCGAGTCCGGCGATGCCACCACCGCCGCGCAGTTCGGCGGCGTGGGCGATCACCTCAAGGAGATCGTCGAGTCGCAGGTCGGCGCCAAGGTCCGCCTCACGCGTCTCGGTGTCACCCAGCGCGCCGCTGCGCACCTCGCCTCCAAGACGGACGCCGACGAGGCGTTCCTCGCCGGCCAGGCTGCGGTCAAGGCCGCCATCGACGGCGAGAGCGAGAAGATGATCACGCTCGTGCGCGGCGACACCGACACCTATACCTGCGAGACGGGCCTCGTGGCGTTCGCCGACCTCGTCGGCAACACCAAGAAGCTCCCGCGCGAGTGGATCAACGAAGACGGCGTCAGCCTGAACTTCCAGTTCTACCGCTACGCCACGCCGCTGATTCAGGGCGAAGTCACGGTGCCGTATGAAAACGGCATCCCGTCCTACATCCGCCTGCACGGCGAGCGCGTCGACAAGCAACTCGCCGCCTTCGAGGGCTGAGTCGTCGCCCACGCGAAAATTTCGAGCCGGTCGCAAGACCGGCTCTTTTGTTTTCCGGATACGAAAAAGGCACCGGCGAACCGGTGCCTCGGATTGAGGTAGGGGCCGTTGCCCTCAACGGCCCTTTTTTGAGCGAGCACGAGGGCGCTTGAGGGCAAGCGCCCCTACCAGAGAGAGCGCGCGCTGCGCTTACGCTTTCGGCGCGGGAGCGGCGGCGTCCTTTTTCTCCTCAGTCTTCTTGTCGGCGTCGAAGTCGGGCTTTTCGAGCGCGGGCTTGCCGCCGATGTGGCGGCTGAGCCAGCTCTGCATTTCCCAGTGCCAGTAGATCGCGTTCTGCGGTTTCAGCACCCAGTGGTTTTCGTCGGGGAAGACGACGAGGCGCGACGGCACGCTCATCGCCTGCAGCACGCCGTAGAGTTCGAGGCCGTTGCCGTAGGGGACGCGGTAGTCCATCTCGCCGTGCAGCACGAGCGTCGGGGTCTTGAAGTTCTTCGCGTAGAACATCGGGTTCTCCTTCTGCAGGCCCTCGACGTTGTCCCACGGCTTGCCGCCCATGACCTCGGGGAAACCGTGCGGGACATCCGTGGCGTATTGCGCGTAGCTGCTGTTCACACCGGCGTGATCGATGATGGCCTTGAAGCGGTCGGTGTGGCCGAGCACCCACGCGGCCATGTAGCCGCCGTAGCTCGCGCCGGCGGCGGCGAGCCGCTGCGGGTCGAGGTTCTTGAAGCGGTCGAGCAGGAAGTCGGTCGAACGCATGATGTCCTCGAACGGCATCTCGCCCCACTGGTTCAGGATGCTGCGGGAAAATTCCTCGCCGAAGCCGGTTGAGCCGTGGCGATTGACCCAAGTGACGACGTAACCGGGCGCGGCGAACACGTGCGTGTTCCAGCGGTAGCTCCAGCTGTCGCGGCACATCGTGTGCGGGCCGCCGTGCATGAGCTGCACGAGCGGGTATTTCTTCGCGGCGTCGTAGCCGGGCGGGAACACGAGCCAGCCTTGGATCTCGACGCCGCCCGCCCCGGCGAACGAGTAGCTTTCGACCTTGCCGAGATCGAGCTGCGCCATGAACGCGTCGTTCACGTGCGTGAGCTGGCGCGCCTGGCCTGTCGTGGCGTCGAGGACGAAGAGTTCGCCCGGGCGCGAGGTGGTGTCGTTGAGGAAGACGACCGTGCCGCCTCCGACCCGCACGCTCGACGAGGTGCCGGCGCGATGGACGGCGGCGAAGCCCGAGCCGTCGGCGTTGGCCTTGAAGATCGGCACCACGCCGCGGTCCTCGGCGATGAGCCAGAGGATTTTGCCGTCGTGGGAAATTTCCACCTCGTCGATCGAGTAGTCGAGCGCGTCGGTGACCGGCAGGCTCTTGCCGCTGGCGAGATCGTAGCGCCAGAGTTTCTGGAATTCGCCGGAGTAATACGGCGTCTCCGTGCGGAGGAAGTAGACGCTCCTGCCGTCGGGCGACCACTTGGGCGAGCCGTCGCCGCCCTTGTTCTCGGGCGTGACGTTCTTCATCTCACCGGAGCCGTCGGTCGGCACGAGGTAGATGTCCTGGTTCAGGAAGTCGCGGTAGGGCGGCGGCGTGCTGTTGAAATCCAACGCGATGGTCTTGCCGTCGGGCGAGATGTCGAAATGCACCTCGCCGCTGCTGTTGAAGAGCCGGTCGACGTTGGGCGTGAGGTCCTTGATGGACTTGGTCGCGAGATCGACGAACACGAGGCGGGTCGCGGCGCTGTCGACGAGGTAGTGGTCGAAGTAGCGATACTGGCGGTTCTCGGTGACCTTCGCGGTCATCTTCGAGTCCTTGCGGCGCTTCAGCTCCTTCTTCATCGCAGCGAGGTCGTCCTTGCCGAGCTTGCCGGCGAGTTCGGGGATCACCGTCGTCGCCACCACGATGCCGCTGCCGTCGGGCATCCACTTGGGGTTCGAGATGGAGCCGGGCAATTCGAGGACCTTCTCCGCCTCACCGCCGCCAAAGGGGATCACGTAGAGCGACGCGGCCTCGTCGTCGCCGCGCTTCGACGTGAAGGCGATGCGCGTGCCGTCCGGGCTCCACACCGGCGAACCGTCACCGGCGGCAGCCGTGGTCAGGCGTCGCACGGCGCCGCTCGCCACGTCGACCGCCCACAGGTTGCTCGTGGGCTTGTTCTTTTCGATCGACCATTCCTGTTGCGAGAACACGACGGTCTTGCCGTCGGGCGAGAGGGCGGGACTGCCGAGGCGTTTGATGGCCCAGAGGTCCTGCGGCGTGATCGGGCGCTTGTCGGCCGCGATTGCGGCCACAGCGAGCACCACGGTGACGAACAACGCGACAACGCGAGGGGTTTTCATTCTGGCGCGAGCAAACCGAAGCCCGCGCGCGAGTCAAAGCCGTGTCCGCCCGATGCGACGAACGACGCGTCCGCCTCCGCGAAAAGGGCAAATTCAGCGATACTCGATCCAGTCGGCCGACGAATACTGCTCGATCAGCCCAGCGACCTCGTCCTCGTTCAGCTCCGGCCACGGCGTCTCCGCCGCTGCGGCGGCGAGCGCTCGCCCGAGCGCGGCGACGAAACGCGCGCCGAAATCGTCCCAATCGAGCACGCCGACGCTGCTCTTCTCGATCGAGCCCTGGAAGAGCAGGCCGTGCTTGTTCCGCTTCTGCGCGGCGCCGGCGACCTTGGCACCGGTGGTGGAGTTCACGACATCGAACAACTCCGCGCGCTGGAAACACACGCCTGTGGGTGGAGCGGCTTGACCACAAGACGCTCCGTCGCCGAACGCGTTGGGGTCAACGCGTTCCACCCCGGGCTCGCACACGGCTTTCAATTCCACCGGCTGGCCGAGCGCAACGAGGGTCTCCGTGAGGCATTCGTGGACCACGCGGTAGGACTGCGTGGCGCGCGCCTCCTCGAGCGGATGGCCGCGCGGGATCACGAGCGCGTAGGTCCAGTCGTTGCGATGATCGACGATGCCGCCGCCGGTCGGGCGACGGCAGAGATCGACCGGCAAATCGGCGGCGAGTTTCTCGCGCACGAAGGCGATTTTCTGGCTGAAACCGAAGGTGAACGCCGGACCGCGCCACTCGTAGTGGCGGAACCGCGCCGCCGTCGCGTCCGGGTAGCGCTGCAGGAGCAGGAAATCGATCGCCATGTTCTCGGCGGCGCCCGCGGTGCGGACAGGCAGGACGTGAAGGGGCGAAACGATGCTCATGGACTGACCACGTTTAGGCGTCGTCGCGCGCGTGTCCAATCGACGTTTAGCCCTGGCCGAAGCCGCGCCACCACGGCGGCAACACCAGTCGCGCGACGGCCGCCGCGAAACGCTCGGGTTTCACCCGCAGTTCCCGATCGAGCGGCGCCAGATCGAGCGTGAGGTCGCGCGGACGAGTCGCCGTGAACTGCGGCATCGACGCGCGCGGGGCGGACGAAATCCACTCCGGCGGAAAATTGAAATGCGCGCAGATCGCGCGGCCCATTTCCCAGCGCGAGACCGGCTCCGCGCCGGTCCAATGCAGCACGCCCGCGAGATCGGGGCGCGCGGCGAGTTCGAGCAGCGCGGCGGCGACGCT
This portion of the Opitutia bacterium genome encodes:
- a CDS encoding adenylosuccinate lyase; amino-acid sequence: MPDAASPSSAAIPNVLAERYASPAMKEIWSAHGRILIERDFWIAVMKAQRDLGVAIPTEAIRDYERVKGDVNLARIAERERTTLHDVKARIEEFSDLAKRQFIHLGLTSRDLTENVEQLQVARALELVRFKAVAALHLLATRAAEMRDVMITGRTHNVPAQPTTLGKRLAMFGQELLIAHARLEELIARYPVRGLKGAVGTQLDQLTLLGGDAAKVDQLEQRIVKHLGFKASLGAVGQVYPRSLDFDVVSALHQVGAAAASCCTTIRLMAGAGLLTEGFQEGQVGSSAMPHKVNARNCERVCGFSTILSGYVTMTANLSGHQWNEGDVSCSVVRRVALPDAFYAIDGLFETYLTILRQMEVFPAAIAAENERNLPFLATTTILMEAVKNGAGRETAHEAIKLHALAAAKALRSGGNADLLSLLAGDKRVGLGKKKLQEILAQSERFVGAAPHQVDEFVATVKPLAKAAKGAADYRPGKLL
- a CDS encoding DUF3142 domain-containing protein, whose amino-acid sequence is MSVLRSFFRRCIAALCAVVSATALVAALPHRAYVWQRAWTPAVRAAVAETGNHSAAFDVLVAEIAWRGGQAVTTTVAPDWAALRAHARSVALVVRVGPTASTWAPDSPATRAVVAACTQALARARTAGLEPAELQLDFDAATSRLAAYRDLLRAVRAAVQPPRLTLTTLPDWLRSADFAGLIAEADGFTLQVHSLEKPATLAAPFTLCDPIKARAWIARAAALGRPFRVALPAYGYRLIFDTAGKFTALEAEGEPRDWPAGYTTRLAIADAAEISALAGELLASPPPHCEGIVWFRLPIAGDELAWSWPTLRAVLRGEIPRARLALLASPAASGVLELTVTNQGDAAAEPAAFRLSWREARALAADGLAGWQVERTGPTTLLVRPPPHGSNGLLRPGQTLRVGWLRLDRAAEITATLLP
- a CDS encoding lipoate--protein ligase family protein, which produces MSIVSPLHVLPVRTAGAAENMAIDFLLLQRYPDATAARFRHYEWRGPAFTFGFSQKIAFVREKLAADLPVDLCRRPTGGGIVDHRNDWTYALVIPRGHPLEEARATQSYRVVHECLTETLVALGQPVELKAVCEPGVERVDPNAFGDGASCGQAAPPTGVCFQRAELFDVVNSTTGAKVAGAAQKRNKHGLLFQGSIEKSSVGVLDWDDFGARFVAALGRALAAAAAETPWPELNEDEVAGLIEQYSSADWIEYR
- a CDS encoding 6-phosphofructokinase: MAELAGNCLIGQSGGPTAVVNATIAGIVSEALNHGNIEEVYGALNGVAGLLQEDLVDLAAESQQAIRGLRYTPGAALGSCRTKLKKDAEVARALEVLKAHNIRYYFHIGDGDSQESAAKIAEAARAANYDLNVIGVPKTIDNDVPTTDHCPGYGSAAKFIATTVRELSIDADATAQNDIVTIVEVMGRNTGWLAAAATLAKRRDHPNDPPHLVYVPEVAFDAAKFADDVRRILKREKHCVIVVGEGLVDKDGNYVAVESGDATTAAQFGGVGDHLKEIVESQVGAKVRLTRLGVTQRAAAHLASKTDADEAFLAGQAAVKAAIDGESEKMITLVRGDTDTYTCETGLVAFADLVGNTKKLPREWINEDGVSLNFQFYRYATPLIQGEVTVPYENGIPSYIRLHGERVDKQLAAFEG
- a CDS encoding S9 family peptidase, translating into MKTPRVVALFVTVVLAVAAIAADKRPITPQDLWAIKRLGSPALSPDGKTVVFSQQEWSIEKNKPTSNLWAVDVASGAVRRLTTAAAGDGSPVWSPDGTRIAFTSKRGDDEAASLYVIPFGGGEAEKVLELPGSISNPKWMPDGSGIVVATTVIPELAGKLGKDDLAAMKKELKRRKDSKMTAKVTENRQYRYFDHYLVDSAATRLVFVDLATKSIKDLTPNVDRLFNSSGEVHFDISPDGKTIALDFNSTPPPYRDFLNQDIYLVPTDGSGEMKNVTPENKGGDGSPKWSPDGRSVYFLRTETPYYSGEFQKLWRYDLASGKSLPVTDALDYSIDEVEISHDGKILWLIAEDRGVVPIFKANADGSGFAAVHRAGTSSSVRVGGGTVVFLNDTTSRPGELFVLDATTGQARQLTHVNDAFMAQLDLGKVESYSFAGAGGVEIQGWLVFPPGYDAAKKYPLVQLMHGGPHTMCRDSWSYRWNTHVFAAPGYVVTWVNRHGSTGFGEEFSRSILNQWGEMPFEDIMRSTDFLLDRFKNLDPQRLAAAGASYGGYMAAWVLGHTDRFKAIIDHAGVNSSYAQYATDVPHGFPEVMGGKPWDNVEGLQKENPMFYAKNFKTPTLVLHGEMDYRVPYGNGLELYGVLQAMSVPSRLVVFPDENHWVLKPQNAIYWHWEMQSWLSRHIGGKPALEKPDFDADKKTEEKKDAAAPAPKA
- a CDS encoding pyrimidine/purine nucleoside phosphorylase — translated: MALPTEFSGVTVHTKANVYFDGKVVSHTVLLPGGVKKTLGLIYPGSYHFGTGAPERMEIVAGACRVQLDGSAETQDYAAGTSFDVPGKSGFTIEVKSGLCEYICSFL